In the Malaclemys terrapin pileata isolate rMalTer1 chromosome 12, rMalTer1.hap1, whole genome shotgun sequence genome, one interval contains:
- the LOC128847048 gene encoding duodenase-1-like has translation MMLLLLLLSTVFIPLHNARVIGGQEPPLGSRPYMAYVQIGSTGSCGGFLIQEDVVVTAAHCNCNLGNIYVYLGVQDFMKPGQNWQRIRARRWIQHPDFNNENFHNDIMLLKLWHSVELNEWVGLVPLPEADHLVSPGSECSVAGWGRTGLNTTTDKLQEAEQEVVSDGLCRERYRHYDPITMLCAGSPHTKKSAFQGDSGGPLVCDGMVQGIISNGDPDGRPPSVYTRISKFIPWINETLQKLS, from the exons atgatgctgctgctgctcctgctctccaCGGTCTTTATCCCACTTCATAATG CTCGGGTCATCGGGGGCCAGGAACCCCCACTTGGCTCCAGACCCTACATGGCCTATGTGCAAATCGGGTCAACGGGAAGCTGTGGAGGGTTCCTGATCCAGGAGGATGTGGTGGTGACGGCAGCTCATTGTAACTGCAACCTGGG AAACATCTATGTCTACCTGGGAGTCCAGGACTTCATGAAGCCGGGACAGAACTGGCAACGGATCCGGGCCCGTCGCTGGATCCAGCACCCCGACTTCAACAATGAGAACTTTCACAATGACATCATGCTGCTCAAG CTGTGGCACAGTGTGGAGCTGAACGAATGGGTGGGGCTTGTCCCCCTGCCGGAGGCTGATCACCTCGTCAGCCCAGGCTCCGAGTGCAGCGTGGCCGGGTGGGGTCGGACCGGACTGAACACCACCACTGACAAGCtgcaggaggcagagcaggaggtGGTGTCGGATGGCCTGTGCAGAGAGCGGTACCGTCATTATGACCCTATCACCATGCTCTGCGCCGGCAGCCCCCACACCAAGAAATCAGCCTTCCAG GGCGATTCCGGCGGGCCCCTGGTGTGCGACGGGATGGTCCAGGGCATCATCTCCAATGGAGATCCAGATGGGCGACCCCCCAGCGTATACACGAGAATCTCCAAATTCATTCCCTGGATCAACGAAACTCTGCAGAAGCTGAGTTAA